One window from the genome of Elaeis guineensis isolate ETL-2024a chromosome 5, EG11, whole genome shotgun sequence encodes:
- the LOC140857798 gene encoding uncharacterized protein yields the protein MPVCNCWERPPPRRRRAATAASPPAGTATRSRDREIARVLDECRLSHAVHTQKLRELSALRSSAPPGLFFPSFARALTPLFDCARRSLAAERTVRFVSAFAALPDAKDAAASGAFLEEFLLFLLVASGAANQTARFRSCQIISEVLCPSTILDLGF from the exons ATGCCAGTCTGTAATTGCTGGGAAA GGCCGCCGCCGCGTCGCCGTCGGGCCGCCACCGCCGCGTCGCCGCCGGCCGGCACCGCCACGCGATCGCGAGATCGCGAGATCGCGAGGGTTCTGGACGAGTGCCGGCTCTCCCACGCCGTGCACACCCAGAAGCTGAGAGAGCTCTCCGCCCTCCGCTCCTCCGCCCCTCCCGgcctcttcttcccttccttcgcCCGAGCCCTGACCCCTCTCTTCGACTGCGCTCGCCGCTCCCTCGCCGCCGAGCGCACCGTCCGATTCGTCTCCGCCTTCGCCGCCCTTCCCGACGCCAAGGACGCGGCCGCCTCTGGTGCCTTCCTGGAGGAGTTCCTCCTGTTCCTCCTCGTCGCCTCCGGTGCTGCGAACCAGACCGCCAGGTTCCGGTCGTGCCAGATCATCTCCGAGGTTTTGTGCCCTTCCACGATTCTGGATCTAGGGTTTTGA